From Phaenicophaeus curvirostris isolate KB17595 chromosome 2, BPBGC_Pcur_1.0, whole genome shotgun sequence:
caggctggactgctgggcagagtccaatggcatgaggtttaacaaggccaagtgctgggtcctgcatttggggcacaacaaccctgtgcagtgctgcagagtagaagtctgtctagaaagctgccaggagaagaaagacctggggatgttggttgacagcgactgaacatgagccagcagtgtgcccaggtggccaagaaggccaatggcatcttggcttggatcagaaacggtgtgaccagcaggtccagggaggttattctccctctgtgctcagcactggtgagaccactccttgaatcctgtgttcggttctgggcccctcaccacaagaacgatgttgaggctctggagcgagtccagagaagagcaacgaagctggtgagggggctggagaacaagtcttatgaggagcggctgagagagctggggttgtttagcctggagaagaggaggctgaggggagacctcattgctctctacaactacctgaaaggaggttgtgtagagcaggggacaggacaagagggaatggcctcaagctctgccacgggaggttcaggctggacattaggaaaaaatttttcacagaaagggtcattgggcactggaacaggctgcccaggtaggtggttgattcaccttccctggaggtgtttaaaagactggtagatgaggtgctcaggtacatggtttagttattgatgggaatagttggactcagtgatccagtgggtcctttccaacctagtgattctatgattcttacaaatgactctgcagaagctgcacgAACTGAGCTACAAAACCCACCCAGTTTCCTTGCTACACCTTTCTCCCACCGAtcaccacattttcaagcatctcaAAAACTTCCCCCAAGAGAAGGCTTTCCATAACCAAGAAGCAGCAAAAACCACCATCAGTCCCAGGACTTGAGAATTCTGTGCTACCCAAATTGATAGACTTGTTTCTTGTTGGCAAAAATGTGTAGATTCTAATGTTTCTTATTTGAAATAATGAATTTACTCTAGACTGAGTgatgttggggaaaaaaagccaaactagATGATCAATGCCAATTTGAGTATTAAGCAGGTTACCCTTTATTGTGCAGCACTGGGGGATGATTTCACCTAATGTGTGCAGATCCTGGGTGACATTTGTGCTGCTTATACATACAAATTCACATAGATTCTGGGAAACACATATTGTTTTTCTGAGCTCTCATTAGCACAGTTTATCACCCACTCTTGTATGTGCATCACAGTTTCTCTGTGGTCTTTATTTCATCTTCTTCATCACTGTGTCCTCTCAGTGAATTCAGGTctattctgtgtttctgctgcagaactgtccttttttttttctttcttttagccAGCCCTGGTTTGGCGGCCTTGGAGCACCACTCACGGTTGAGTTTCTTTAATGTACACAATACTTGATTTGTTGCTTGTTTCAACTAGTGCATTTTcaacaagctaaactcctgttacaatcacaaTCTTTCGaactgcaagctggccaagatcTATTGGTTAAGCTAATTAATTCCCTTAACAAGATGACTTATTCCTTCCTTTGCGAGGCACTGCTTTAGAGCTCATGGTTCAAAACGGTAATTAGGTTTTCACACACCCAAGATCCTGCTGAGTGTTGAAAAGcgatgctgtgaaaagccagaCTCAATGATCAATGCTGATTTGTTTATTAAGTAAAGTATTCCTCAATCTGATGCCAAGGATGCAGGGGATAGCTCCACCTAACGTGCAAACCAGACTCAGTAACCAATGCTGATTTGTTTATTAAGTATTCTTCAATCAGATGTCAAGGATGCAGGGGATAGCTCCACCTCACGTGCGTGTCACTTCCAGTACAATTCACAAAGGCTATACAGAGTCACAGCATACATATTCATTATTTCTCCTGGAGTAAGTGTCTGTTAAAACCAGTTCTTGGGATTTATTTATATAAGTTTCCTCCCTTTGTTGCACACGCTGTGCTCTCCAGGGGCTGCTTGGCGGGGGTGATGGTCTctggatagaatcatagaataaccaggttggaagagacccaccggatcatcgagtccaaccattcctatcaaacactaaaccatgcccctcagcacctcgtccacccgtgccttaaacacctccagggaaggtgactcagccacctccctgggcagcctgtgccagtgcccaatgaccctttctgtgaaaaatttttcctaatgtccagcctaaaaaGGAaagcctgaaaggaggttgtagagaggagggtgctggcctcttctcccaagtgacaggggacaggacaagaggaaatggcctcaagctccgccaggggagatttaggctggacattaggaaaaaattcttcacagaaagggtcattgggcactggaacaggctgcccagggaggtggttgagtcaccttccctggaggtgttcaaggcatgggtggacgaggtgctaagaggaatggtttagtgtttgataggaatggttggactcgatgatccggtgggtctcttccaacctggttattctatgattctatgattctaaatctcccctggcagaggccGTAGGTCTCCCTCACAGTTGAATTTTTCAACTCCCCCTTCTAGTGCGCGCTCTTAAGACTCCTTGGGCTCCTCTTCAAGGTTGCAAATGACAACGTCTCCCAAGAGGAACGATTTGTGCTAAACTGCGGCCTCGTCTCGCTGCACACGATTGATGGGAGAACGCTGCCTCACGTTCTCAGCCCTGACAAAGGGCTCCAAAGTGAGTGTTACGGGCCGGAGCCGCCCGCCGGCGTGGGGGCCGTCGTGCCGCCGCTCGGGGCCGCGTCCGCGGCCCCGAGCGGCGGCACGACGGCCCCCACGCCGGCGGGAGAGAGGACGTGGCAGAGCGGACCCCCCACCGCTGCCTCACGCCGCCGCCACGTAACCCTCCCCTCCGCCGCCGCCTGCCGTAAAGCGCGCGTCgccgcggggagggggctgccGCAAAACGCGCGCGGCGGCGGGGGAAGGGGCTGCCGTAAAGCGCCGGCGGGGCAGCCCCGCGCGCGGCGGGATGGCGGCGGGCCCGCACCGCGCGTAGGGGCCGCGGGTAGAGCCTCTCCCCGGCCAGAGCCTCCCCGGCCATGCTGGCCGCCGCCTGGCTGGGCAGGGCGGCTGGGGCGCTGCTGTGCCGAGCGGGGCGCGGGCGGCCGGGCGGCGCCGCCTTCTGCCTGGCGGCGGGGAAGGCGCCCGCTCTGAGCGAGCACCGGCGGTTGCTCCGGCGCCTTCTCAGCGGCGGGGCCGGTGGCGGTGGGGCTGGGCCGCCGCAGCCTCCCCGGGGCCGCCGCGCTGAGCTGGTGGGTGGCACACGGGGGATGTGAGGAGCCTGAGCCGGGTTCTGGGCTCAGGGGGGCGGGGCAGGAGGGATATTGGGGTCCCGGGCCGGGTTCTGGGTTCGTGGGACTGAGGTGGGGCGGTATGGTGACCTAAGACTGGTTGAAGAGCCGGAGCTAGGTTATGGGGGTCCTAGGTTAAGGTTATGGGCTCAGGGGCTTGGGGGAAATGGGGGCTTGGGGGAAATGGGGGCCCGAGCTAGGTTCGGGGCTGAGTGGGGTATGGGTGGTCCGAGCTGGATTCTGGGCTTGGGCAGGCCAGGGGCATATGGGTTCTGTCCCGAGTTGGGTTCTGGGCTCGGGGGACTGAGGTGGGGAGGTATGGGGGATGCAAGCTGGGTTCCGGGCTCAGGGGCTGGCAGGATGGGGCTCCCGAACCATGTTCTggcctgggggggctggggaatATGAGGAGCATGGGCTGGATTCTGGGTCTGGGGGGCCAGGACGGGGGATctgtgggtcccagggtgggtTCTGGGCCTGGGAAGCCGAGGTGGGGAGTTATGAGTGTCTCAAGCCAGGTTCTGGCCTCGTGGGGCCAGGGAAGCTTTTGGCCTTcatggaggggctggggtgAGGGGGTACAGCCCTCATGCAGGGCTTGATGCCCAGAGCACCCTGCCTGCTCCAAAGAGGTGTCATGGCCAAATTTACCGCTGGGCAGTGGCTTTTTCTGGCTCTGAGGCAGCATGATCTCCTTTAGAAGGCTGAGTTAATGTTTACTGGTTTCTGGCGGTGTCCGTGTGTCTTGTGCAAACAGCAGGTTGCTTCCAAGGACTTGGAAGGCTTTCTGGTTTCTGCCACTTAAAGCGTATGTTTTTCTTGAATAACTCTGTAACCAGCTACATTAGGGTGTGTCTTCCTGGACTGATGTTTTTGCCTTCTTGCTTTACAGTATGAAAACCCCTGGACGATCCCAAATATCCTCTCAATGGCACGGATGGGTTTGGCACCAGTTTTAGGCTATTTGATTGTCGAAGAAAATTTCAACGTTGCACTAGGTGTCTTTGTTCTGGCCGGCGTGACAGATTTGGTATGTCTCTACATCGGTTTCAAAACACTTTGGGGCACGAGTTAACATCGCATTAATGGATGCTGAGAATTAGAGTCCAAAGTAGAATGCAAATGAATAAGCTGATTACTTTTTTATATTAGTTGTATATTTGTATGCATACTTTGAACTGTTATGAAGAGAGCTTGCATTTAGCCAAAGGGGATGTGGTGCTGGTGGAGCATGTCGGGGATATTGGGTTCCCTGACCAGCCACAGGcctttttcacttttgtttctttttttttctttaagtaatgTGAATTGAATGTGTCCAGAGACTTCCACAATCTGCAATGTAATGCAAAAAAAGTATGATACAAATAGTAGATCACAGTTATTTCATCTTAGctaaatgaaatatattgtaTGGTGTCATTCATGAAATACCTCTAACAGTAGCACATcagctattttttttgtgttgttttctaaCAGAGaaacactttgttttttttctagttggATGGATTTATTGCACGAAACTGGGCTAATCAGAAATCGGCTTTGGGAAGTGCTCTTGATCCTTTGGCTGATAAAATTCTCATCAGTGTGCTCTATGTAAGCCTAACTTGTACAAATCTTATCCCAGGTGAGGAAATGTCATTGCTTGCTTGTATGAAATAAGGTAAAGAAACTCATTTTATGTATAATAATGTCTTCTGTTTCTGGAAGGAAGACTGGGTAACTGGGAGCTCTCACTTTTTCAGTTGCACTTTGCTATTGGCTCCTGTTAAACACTTAGAAAATGCTCTCCTCAGCAGACCTCACAAAAAGCATGTGCTGCCATATATGAAGCCAACCAGCATATACTGCCATTTGTAAATGTACTTTCTTTAAAGCGAAAGTAGTGAGTagctatataaaaaaaaaaaaatcatagactggtttgttTTAAGACTTAGGATTAAAcccttccagaaaaaaagaaatcttcagtCATACTTGAGAAGTTGTTGAGAAGAACTTTTGAAGGTGTTTATTTCTGCTTGTTtcatgctttgctttctttttaattctgggCGTGATTTTTCACTAGATTCTGTTggcttatttttcagtttcgCTTACTTCCATGATTATCCTGAGGGATGTAGCGctcattgctgctgttttttatGTGCGATACAAGACTCTTTCTCCACCGGTAAGTGTATAGCATTCAACAAAATTGTATGAACGTGtactcattttattttgataaaatcttctgtgtttttgaaagtataaaaaaatgaataggCTTTTAGTACAGTTGTAACcaagagattttcttctttaggcTTGATGGTTGCTCAGACCTTGGGTGGATAGCCTAAGATGGAGTGCTGTGCTTGTTCTTTGCCAGATAAATTTGTGAGCAGAACAGTATTTCATGAAATAGGCTTCATAAAGAGGAGTCTGAGCTACTGATAACTTTTGTCCTGTGTGTGATGTCTAAGTCATATAAGAATAGTAGCAGAAGTGCTACACCTGACTTTATGTATCCTGTGAAgaattgccttttttcttcttttctcccccaaCAGAGAACACTCAGTAGGTATTTTAACCCATGTTATGCCACTGCCCAGTTAAAACCAACATTCATTAGCAAGGTAAGAGCTGTGGCTCATTACAAAAGGTAACACCTCAGTTCATGGGTGGTGTGAAGTTGCGGGGGGGGAGCTGTTTACTACTGTTTACAGATTCAAAATAGTGTCAGATAATTTAATTTGGGGTCAGCTTAAATCCTGAAAGATTGTCAGCTGTGCTCTGTGAGAGCACATCCTGGTTTCTAGTGTCTAAGAAGCTTTGTTAAAAGAAGTTTctaaataaattttctgtgtaTAGACTAATACTTAAGTCAGTAATAAAAGTGTATATTGGTATTCCTTGCATAGTATCTGTCTTCATTTTAGTCACATTTCCTATTTTACTTTTGTCAGATGAATACAGCGGTTCAGCTAATTTTGGTGGCAGCTTCTTTAGCAGCTCCGGTTTTCAATTATGTGGACAGCATATATCTGCAGACGTTATGGTAActtatctttctgtttttttcagataatttaATGTACTCCTAAAGAAAGCGGTAATTGAGATTAACTGTGTAGAACAAAAAAACTGTGCCCAGATGATGTAATAGGCCCACACTGCTGGATTTCCATGTGTTTGTTCTTAACTGACGCAAGATCTAGATATTTATTGGTACTTAATTTACTAAACAAGCA
This genomic window contains:
- the CRLS1 gene encoding cardiolipin synthase (CMP-forming) isoform X2, giving the protein MLAAAWLGRAAGALLCRAGRGRPGGAAFCLAAGKAPALSEHRRLLRRLLSGGAGGGGAGPPQPPRGRRAELYENPWTIPNILSMARMGLAPVLGYLIVEENFNVALGVFVLAGVTDLLDGFIARNWANQKSALGSALDPLADKILISVLYVSLTCTNLIPVSLTSMIILRDVALIAAVFYVRYKTLSPPRTLSRYFNPCYATAQLKPTFISKMNTAVQLILVAASLAAPVFNYVDSIYLQTL
- the CRLS1 gene encoding cardiolipin synthase (CMP-forming) isoform X1, with translation MLAAAWLGRAAGALLCRAGRGRPGGAAFCLAAGKAPALSEHRRLLRRLLSGGAGGGGAGPPQPPRGRRAELYENPWTIPNILSMARMGLAPVLGYLIVEENFNVALGVFVLAGVTDLLDGFIARNWANQKSALGSALDPLADKILISVLYVSLTCTNLIPVSLTSMIILRDVALIAAVFYVRYKTLSPPRTLSRYFNPCYATAQLKPTFISKMNTAVQLILVAASLAAPVFNYVDSIYLQTLWCVTAFTTVTSAYSYYHYGRKTVQVIDNK